CGCCGTAGAGCGTGAGCGCGTCGGCGGTGGAAGTGGTGGTCATGGGTTGGAATCCTTGGGCGGTGTCGTGAAAGCGCTGGCTACTCCTGTGCAACCGGTGCAATCAGCAGCGATGCGCGACCGGTGGCCTTTAGCGAGCGAGGCTCAGCCGCCGGCCACGGGGCTCACGACGTCGAGGCGGTCGCCCGCCTGGAGCGAGCGCGCGCCATGCTGGGCGCGCGCCACGAAATCGCCGTTCAGCGCAACGGCGAACGGCGGACGCGCACCGAATGCGGCGAGCGCATCGGCGACAGTCGCGCCCTCGGGCAGCGTGATCGGCTTCTGGTTGATATGAATGTCCATGGCAAATACGTTCTCAGACTACGGTTTGTTTCTGTTGACGCTTCAGGCCGGCTCGTGAGCGCCCTGCGCGTGCAGCATCTCGCCCCAGCGCGACGCGCGGCGCAGAGACTCGAAGGATTCGGCGTCGTTCACGCGCGCGTCGA
The Paraburkholderia acidiphila genome window above contains:
- the thiS gene encoding sulfur carrier protein ThiS, giving the protein MDIHINQKPITLPEGATVADALAAFGARPPFAVALNGDFVARAQHGARSLQAGDRLDVVSPVAGG